The following is a genomic window from Aestuariirhabdus haliotis.
CCGAACTCACGACACAAGAAGCAGCGGACGCATTAAATGTGTCCCGACCATTTTTAGTCAAATTGCTTGAACAAGGTGACATACCATTCCATAAAGTTGGAACTCATCGTCGCATCAAGCACAAGGATATTATTGATTATATGGAATATAGCGATGCGGAATAAATCAATAACCGAAAAGAACCGCATCTCGATATCACTTTTAGCTAATAAAAAAGGACTTTGACATGGAGTCAACAAATTTTCAGAGTTTACAAAAACGTTGGCCTCAACTTTATGAACATGCAAATTTTGCAGAACAGTATGTCTATACCGATGCACACACCGCGATAGTCAAGCTACGCTGTTTTGCAGAGCAACTAGTAGGTATTCTTTATAGGGAATTAAACTTACCTTGCGAACGTAATGACGGTTTTTTTGAGAAACTAAAATCTAATATATTTATTGAAGTGATTGATGAAAATATTTTAGAAAAGCTACACGCAATTCGCATGCTTGGAAACAAGGCTGCCCATGGCCGGAGCATCAACTCAGATGATGCATTAGCACTGCTTCGCGATGCTTACCTAATTGGGCAATGGATGTTCAAAACATATAGCGGAGCCGCCTATGACGAGTATCCTTCCTACGAAGAGCCAAGTCACCCAGATATTCCAATCAATCAATTAAACGAAGAAAATAAGAAACTAGAGGATCAACTAAAAAAAGTAAAAGAGGAGCTCTTAAGACTAGAAGAATCAGAAAGTGTTGCTCAAAACCAAGCGATAGAACTACAAAAAACGTTAGATGAAGCCAAACTGAATGACTTCAAAGAAGCTTCATCAAAAGCGGCATCATCCTTTGACCTTGCACCAGAAAACACAAGAGAACTTATAAAACTGCATGATGCGTTCTCCGAGTACAGTTTAACGACCGGACAGAGTGAGTTAGTAGGTAAGCTTGACAATTTTTTAAGCAGCAAGGATGACAGTGTCTTTTTACTCAAAGGGTATGCTGGCACTGGTAAGACTTTTATTACGAAAGGGCTAACTGAATACTTTAGAGCTGTAGGTAGAAATTACGTTCTTGCAGCGCCTACAGGTAAAGCATCTAAAGTAATAGCAAAAAAGACACAGTCTCCTGCTTATACTATTCACAAAACAATATACTCCTTTAAGGATATAGCCGAATATCGTGATGATAATTTAGATGGATCTGAAACTTATAAATTCTATGCGCAGCTCGCTGTTAATGAAATGTCGGCGGACACTGTATTTATAATTGATGAAGCATCAATGGTCGCCGATGTATATCATGAGGAGGAATTCTTTCGGTTTGGCTCAGGATTCTTGCTTCGAGATTTTTTAAAGTTTGTAAACCTGGATCACAATGACCATCGAAAGAAAATCATATTTATTGGGGATGATGCCCAGCTCCCACCTATAGGTATGAATTTTTCTCCCGCACTTGACCATAATTATTTAACTCGGGAACACAATATTGAAAGCATCCTTTACGAATTAACAGAAGTCGTTCGTCAAAAAGCGGAAAGCGGAGTGATGCATAATTCAAAAAAGTTACGAAAATCACTTAACTCTGGAGTTTTCAACCAACTAACTATTGATTTAACCTATCCCGATTTAGAAAAGGTAAGTCACGAAAACTTATTAGAAAGGTACCTTGAATCATGCGGCGGACGGATCAATGGCGAATCCATTCTTCTCGCTCATTCCAACGCAGATGTAACTGCCTATAACAGTCGAATTCGTGAACATTTCTTCCCAGGAAAAACCGAAATTTCTAGCGGCGATAAGGTAATGGCTGTCAGCAACAGCAATGCCTATGGTTTCTTCATTTCTAACGGTGATTTCGGCCTTATTAAAGAGGTCTTGAGTAGTGCAGAGCGCCGCAACATTACTTTGAGAAGGAAAAACTCAGAAACGAAAGAAATTGAGGAAACTCTTGTTTGCTTAACATTTAAAGAAGTCGTTGTTGGGTTCAAGGACCTAGATGGCACACCCCACTTCTTTAAGGCAAGAATTCTTGAGGACTTATTATACAGCGAACACCCTGGGCTCACTTCTGATGAAAGCAAAGCTTTGTACTTAGATTTTTGCATTCGCAATCCTCACTTAAAGCGAGGTAGTTTAGAGTTCAAAGAAACTCTACGAGCAGACCCTTATTTTAATGCTTTAAGATTAAAATTTGGATACGCGATCACCTGCCATAAAGCTCAAGGTAGCGAGTGGAATCATGTCTTTGTAAAATGTAAAACACATCAAAGCCAACTGTCAGCTGATTATTTTAGGTGGTTCTATACTGCAATAACACGTACGTCTAAAAAGCTTTATCTTTTAGACCCTCCTAATATAAAAATTGGGTCCGGAATAAAACCAGTTAATTCACCAAACGTTCCAGCAAATGGGGTCATCAATCAGTCCCCCTCAGGACAAAATCCCGACGCCATCAAAAGCTTGCCAACTACGCCATTAACTGATGA
Proteins encoded in this region:
- a CDS encoding ATP-dependent DNA helicase, translating into MESTNFQSLQKRWPQLYEHANFAEQYVYTDAHTAIVKLRCFAEQLVGILYRELNLPCERNDGFFEKLKSNIFIEVIDENILEKLHAIRMLGNKAAHGRSINSDDALALLRDAYLIGQWMFKTYSGAAYDEYPSYEEPSHPDIPINQLNEENKKLEDQLKKVKEELLRLEESESVAQNQAIELQKTLDEAKLNDFKEASSKAASSFDLAPENTRELIKLHDAFSEYSLTTGQSELVGKLDNFLSSKDDSVFLLKGYAGTGKTFITKGLTEYFRAVGRNYVLAAPTGKASKVIAKKTQSPAYTIHKTIYSFKDIAEYRDDNLDGSETYKFYAQLAVNEMSADTVFIIDEASMVADVYHEEEFFRFGSGFLLRDFLKFVNLDHNDHRKKIIFIGDDAQLPPIGMNFSPALDHNYLTREHNIESILYELTEVVRQKAESGVMHNSKKLRKSLNSGVFNQLTIDLTYPDLEKVSHENLLERYLESCGGRINGESILLAHSNADVTAYNSRIREHFFPGKTEISSGDKVMAVSNSNAYGFFISNGDFGLIKEVLSSAERRNITLRRKNSETKEIEETLVCLTFKEVVVGFKDLDGTPHFFKARILEDLLYSEHPGLTSDESKALYLDFCIRNPHLKRGSLEFKETLRADPYFNALRLKFGYAITCHKAQGSEWNHVFVKCKTHQSQLSADYFRWFYTAITRTSKKLYLLDPPNIKIGSGIKPVNSPNVPANGVINQSPSGQNPDAIKSLPTTPLTDDCFGIPTNAYFSLEVLKRIQQLLVSSDIKIQDVSQGQYLEIYFFQRDSEVARVDIGYNGKGKISRLTTPKQTELSLQVIDLISPLNGTLIIPTTQQPAGSFEFDEDFLNDFHSRLHPLTDQRGITINNVEPMDWKQRYTFTQSGESAVFDVFYNGKNQITKYAPVKNACTSNSLSSDIQIILTEGLSS